The following is a genomic window from Rhodopirellula islandica.
TCCAATCGCGTCGAGGATGGTTGGGAAGTAGTCGGACGTGAAGCAAGGGGCATTGATCGTGCGTGCGGATGTCACCTTGTCGGGCCAGACCAGCAAGCCGGGCACGCGAATGCCGCCTTCGTTGATCGAAAGCTTGTAGCCCTTCAGATCTTTTGCCGACCCGACGTGCCGAGGGGAACCCTGACGCGCGGGGCCGTTGTCCGAACAGAAACAGAGCAGCGTGTTGTCGGCCACTCCCAAGTCATTGAGCTCGGATCGCAGACGTCCGACTTGTTCATCCATCGCTGTCAAACAGGCGTAGTAGTGTTGTGTGGGCTCGGGATGTTCGCGGTACATTCGGCGGTATTCCGGGCCGCCGACGACGGGTGAATGCGGTGTGTGAAACCACACCGCCGCAAAGAACGGTTGTTTCTTGCTGACGGCATCGCGAATGAATGGAATCGCTCGGTCCATCAACACTCGCGAATCGTCGCCGCGAGTGTTTTCGGTGACGGTTTGGTTCGGTCCGGTGAAGTAGTCGTTGCCGTAAGGCTGGTCCTGACGTGGTGGTTGCTGGGGTTCCTTCGGATTGCTCGGACCCGGATTGCTCGGACCCGGGGTGATCAAAGGATCCCACGTTGGGACTTTCGATTCAGTGACAAAACAAGTGTCGACATCACGCTCCCAAGGCGGGCAGTGGTAACGCTCTGGTTGCTCGGCAAAGGTTCCCCATCGCTTTTGATCGCCAATGGTT
Proteins encoded in this region:
- a CDS encoding sulfatase family protein: MIQTARAFAFALLASVACPTIAADPPNIILCMSDDQGWGDTGYNGHPHLKTPHLDQMAKEGVTFTRFYAAAAMCSPTRASCYTGRNPYRFGVTFAMKGMLEPTEIPITTVLKKHGYTTGHFGKWHLGTLSKTIGDQKRWGTFAEQPERYHCPPWERDVDTCFVTESKVPTWDPLITPGPSNPGPSNPKEPQQPPRQDQPYGNDYFTGPNQTVTENTRGDDSRVLMDRAIPFIRDAVSKKQPFFAAVWFHTPHSPVVGGPEYRRMYREHPEPTQHYYACLTAMDEQVGRLRSELNDLGVADNTLLCFCSDNGPARQGSPRHVGSAKDLKGYKLSINEGGIRVPGLLVWPDKVTSARTINAPCFTSDYFPTILDAIGIELPADRTYDGTSLLRFVTGDSILRQKPLGFLNRDGKEAVWMEQRYKFISTEKGDALYDIVDDPGETTDLANQKPAIVKRMKAELTQWKASVMSELERVP